GGGTTCATCGTCCGCTCGGTTTCTTGTTGTTTTATTAGCCTCGGTCGATTTGATCGGTAGATTGTTTCCATCGATCGCAGGTTGGAGATGGCCAAGACTTGCTTCAAGACCGAGCACCCCCTGGGTTTGTTCCTTCTCCTGTGCTCCTCTCCCTGTTAATATCTTTCAATTTAGGCTCTTACATGGTTTTTCGTCTGATCGATAGTATAAGAGGGTGGTATTCCACTAGATTTATTTAAACTTGTCAGACGAGTTGTTCGACTGAAACTAGTTTAGCCTTTTTGTTACGTGACGTGATAATATGGTTATAGTTGATTGCTTCCGTGCTCAGGCAACGTGCTAATATGTGTTATTCCGGATGTTATTTCTTGTCCCATATGCCGTTGTTACATTGTGTAGGGCAGATGGTTGTCGGCGTGTTTCAGATTGGTATTCCATTGAAGCACCATCTACACTAATATTAGTTcatatatattacatcaaaagGATTAAAGTCCAGAAGACTTAGTTCATCAATTCAGTAGTCTCTGTTTTTCAGATTGAGTTGTATTCTTATTGAATGGTGCTGCAAAGATAACTTCGATGGTCTTAGATGATTTCGTTTGATATTAAATCGGTTTATCATCTTGCAATAGAGTTTACTTCTGAGACTATCTTAATTCATATTCCTGAATGCCTTGCTTTCTGGATGCTTTTGTACAATTCTTGTTAAATCAGGTTCATAAGATTCTGTTTTACCAGTTAAGTAACCAGCAATTATGTGATCCTTTGGCGCCTTCTGTCTTATTGGTGCGATTGAATATATATTGTTTGGCTTCTCCTATGGATTGCCAAAAGTATTCCCTGTTTTTGAGCGGACCTTAGGTTTAAGAAATATTTTACAAATGGTCTCAAGTATTTCTTTTGTTAATGATGTACTATCTTGAGTGTGTTCCGTTTTGCACTGGTTGATGCTTTTGTTATATATGCACAGTTACTGTCTCCACTAAAAACTCTAATGATTACATGTTCAAGCTTTACATGTTCTTCCAGTGTCAAGTTATTTTCATCTCATGTGATTAAAATTACCCTTTTAGATGATTTTGTCTGATATTAAATTGGTTTATCATCCTGCAATAGAGTTTACTTCTGAGACTATATCTTTATTCATATTCCTGAATGCCTTGCTTTCTGGATGCTTTTGTCTAATTCTGGTTagatcacgttcataagattctgTTTTACAATGTTGTGATCGTTTGGCGCCTTCTGTCTTATTGGTGCGATTGAATATATCGTTTGGCTTCTCCTATGGATTGCCAAAAGTATTCCCCCGTTTTTGAACTGACCTTAGGTTTAAGAAATATTTTACAAATGGTCTCAAGTATTTCTTTTGTTAACGATGTACTATCTTGAGTGTGTTCCGTTTTGCACTGCTTTAAATGTTCTTCCAGTGTCAAGTTATTTTCATCTCATGTGATTAAAATTACCTTTTTATAGAAAGGAGGCAAGCTGAATCTGCTAGGATCCGTGAGAAGTATGCTGACAGAATTCCGGTATATATATCTCTGGACTTATCTACATGTGGTAGATTATCAACATTCATTTATCCTAATTGAGTTCTGTGGTCAATTATTTCAGGTGATCGTTGAGAAGGCTGATAAGTCTGATGTCCCGGAAATTGATAAGAAGAAGTAAGCTATTCTTCTTCATCACTCGTATTCTGATGGCAGACGAGCAGTTCTTTTCATTGTTTTGTGGGGTTGAGCTCTGCTCTCAGCTGCATCTAGAGACGCAATCTCTCCTTTAACTTGCCAATATTTCATTTCCATTTGGCTTGTATGCCCATAACAATTTGTTATGTTTGGATGTGCTCTCTTTGATATAATTGTTGGCTATTTGTTCTATTGTTAATTTAATAACTTGGTCTTGAAATAATTTTCTTGTCTGCTGTTCATGTTTGGAATCTGTATTAGTATTGATTTATTGTCTTGCTCTGTACAATTGTTTCTTTGCAGGTACCTTGTCCCTGCCGACCTCACTGTTGGCCAGTTTGTCTACGTGGTGCGGAAGAGGATCAAGCTGAGCCCAGAAAAGGCCATCTTCGTCTTTGTGAATAGCACCTTGCCACCGACTGGTAATGTTTTTAAATAAACATATTAATAAATACTTTGTTATTGGTCATATGTTGTCTGCCCA
This region of Triticum aestivum cultivar Chinese Spring chromosome 2D, IWGSC CS RefSeq v2.1, whole genome shotgun sequence genomic DNA includes:
- the LOC542962 gene encoding autophagy-related protein 8A; the protein is MAKTCFKTEHPLERRQAESARIREKYADRIPVIVEKADKSDVPEIDKKKYLVPADLTVGQFVYVVRKRIKLSPEKAIFVFVNSTLPPTASLMSAIYEENKDEDGFLYMTYSGENTFGSA